In Arthrobacter sp. StoSoilB5, one genomic interval encodes:
- a CDS encoding response regulator produces the protein MIKVLIVDDDFMVAKVHAGFIQRTPGFGVVGVAHTGAQALLETQRLQPDLVLLDIHLPDINGLDLMHQLRDVAPDLDVLVISAARETETVRKALRGGIVHYLIKPFSQSDLQERLQHYLNAYQGLDASKSEAEQSDVNRVFGLGVSERTLPKGCSVETLELVEAALKSAPGDVSAAEVAEQLGTSRVSARRYLEYLHDEGALEVRLKYGVGRPERRYVLKAR, from the coding sequence GTGATCAAAGTACTGATTGTCGATGACGACTTCATGGTGGCCAAGGTCCACGCAGGGTTCATCCAGCGAACGCCGGGGTTCGGTGTGGTGGGGGTGGCCCACACGGGTGCGCAAGCTCTCCTTGAAACGCAACGGCTGCAGCCGGACCTGGTGCTGTTGGACATCCATCTCCCTGACATCAACGGCCTGGACCTGATGCATCAGCTGCGGGACGTGGCCCCGGACCTTGATGTGCTGGTGATCAGCGCAGCGCGTGAAACTGAAACGGTGCGCAAGGCACTACGCGGTGGCATTGTGCACTACCTGATCAAGCCGTTTTCGCAGTCTGATCTTCAGGAGCGTTTGCAGCACTACCTGAATGCCTACCAAGGGCTTGATGCGTCCAAGAGCGAGGCGGAGCAATCCGACGTGAACCGGGTGTTTGGGCTCGGCGTATCCGAGCGGACGTTGCCCAAGGGCTGCAGTGTAGAGACGCTGGAACTGGTGGAAGCTGCCCTGAAATCAGCGCCCGGCGATGTCTCCGCGGCCGAAGTGGCCGAACAATTGGGGACCTCACGCGTCAGCGCGCGCCGATACCTTGAGTACCTCCACGATGAAGGTGCGTTGGAAGTCAGGCTTAAGTACGGCGTCGGGCGTCCCGAAAGAAGGTATGTGCTGAAGGCGCGGTGA
- a CDS encoding ChaB family protein — translation MPKTGKNDHARKDELPSTLQRSEQKAQDTFAKTYDSAMESYDNDESRAARTAYASLKHSYEKVGDHWEAKEERGPSDQHAEEGVESTKPTAGGVDANASKEHLYQRAQELDIKGRSKMSKDELVEALQKANDAATRKARGG, via the coding sequence GTGCCAAAGACCGGCAAGAACGATCATGCCCGCAAAGACGAACTCCCATCCACCCTGCAGCGCTCTGAGCAGAAGGCCCAAGACACCTTCGCCAAGACCTACGATTCCGCCATGGAGTCCTACGACAACGATGAGAGCCGTGCGGCCCGCACCGCATATGCGTCGCTGAAGCACAGCTACGAGAAAGTCGGCGACCACTGGGAGGCGAAGGAGGAGCGAGGCCCTTCTGACCAGCACGCGGAAGAGGGCGTTGAATCAACGAAACCCACGGCCGGGGGAGTGGACGCCAATGCCTCCAAGGAGCATCTCTATCAACGTGCCCAGGAACTGGACATTAAGGGCCGTTCGAAAATGAGCAAGGACGAGCTCGTCGAAGCTCTGCAGAAAGCCAACGACGCCGCGACCCGGAAGGCGCGAGGCGGCTAG
- a CDS encoding LLM class flavin-dependent oxidoreductase: MPSPERPLRKLGFLTIGLFDPADPAAGHRSTLEIIELGEQLGFDSAWLRHRHLQFGISSPVAVMAAASQRTSRIELGTAVTPLGWENPLRLAEDLATVDLLAGGRINPGLSVGEPMHYDTVKHELFPDSSETEDFSYARVGRFARLVAGEKVREFSGKQGVVEEFSNRVEPHSPGLRSRLWYGAGSMKSAVWAGANGFNLLSSSVIFPDKDQKPDFATVQQTQIRAYREAAAAAGNTARVSQGLVVIPTDSASNAQREKYQRYVDERTPRTRAPQGPKGMLFAPDVIGTSAEIAEQLYAHAGFQEVDEVAFALPFSFEHEDYVQILTDIAGKLGPALGWKAAG, translated from the coding sequence ATGCCCAGCCCCGAACGCCCCCTCCGCAAGCTTGGATTTCTCACTATCGGCCTGTTCGACCCCGCGGATCCGGCCGCCGGCCACCGGTCAACGTTGGAGATCATCGAACTCGGTGAGCAATTGGGGTTCGACAGCGCCTGGTTGCGGCACCGTCACTTGCAATTCGGGATCTCCTCCCCCGTCGCAGTGATGGCCGCCGCCAGCCAGCGCACGTCCAGAATCGAACTCGGAACCGCAGTAACCCCGCTGGGTTGGGAAAATCCCTTGCGTCTGGCGGAGGACCTTGCCACCGTGGATCTGCTCGCCGGGGGACGGATCAATCCAGGGCTGAGCGTGGGCGAACCGATGCACTACGACACAGTGAAGCATGAACTGTTCCCGGATTCCTCAGAAACAGAGGACTTCTCCTATGCCCGCGTAGGGCGGTTTGCCCGCCTGGTCGCCGGCGAAAAGGTCCGGGAGTTCTCCGGCAAGCAAGGTGTTGTGGAGGAATTCTCCAACCGGGTGGAGCCACACTCTCCCGGGCTGCGAAGCCGCCTTTGGTACGGAGCGGGCAGCATGAAGTCTGCCGTCTGGGCCGGGGCAAACGGTTTCAATCTTCTGTCCAGCAGCGTGATTTTCCCGGATAAGGACCAGAAGCCGGACTTTGCCACGGTCCAACAGACGCAGATTCGTGCGTACCGCGAGGCCGCCGCAGCGGCCGGAAACACTGCCCGGGTTTCACAGGGCTTGGTGGTGATCCCAACAGATTCCGCTTCGAATGCCCAGCGGGAGAAGTACCAGCGTTACGTCGATGAACGCACTCCCCGCACGCGGGCGCCCCAAGGGCCGAAGGGTATGCTGTTCGCCCCGGATGTGATCGGGACCTCCGCTGAAATCGCCGAGCAACTGTACGCCCATGCTGGATTCCAGGAAGTCGACGAGGTAGCTTTCGCACTGCCGTTCAGCTTTGAACATGAGGACTACGTGCAGATCCTCACCGACATCGCAGGAAAATTGGGACCCGCCCTAGGGTGGAAAGCCGCCGGATGA
- a CDS encoding sensor histidine kinase, translating to MSLAGQYLVLQLLIVLAVLVAVVAISLAQSAAAFERTEGRRALSAAEALGNNPTVRALLPTAESRNGSALPAVAESVRTVSGSSHVALAKLDGTVVASSDPSQLGKPLLLGDSRVKEGRAWTGVLAGNEGKVLSAHVPVLDDSGTMIGIAAISRNYPSALERLEDVVPNLLTYVGVASVLGVAGSLLLSRRVKRQTLGMEPREITGLVENREAMLQGLKEGVVALDPHERITVANESARQLLGLPADCVGRKLGSLHVDSALKVVLTREQTDPDQLVLVGDRLVVMNRVALRSRGRDIGSVTTLRDRTELSSLERELGATRTVTDTLRAQAHEFANQLHVISGLIQIGEYDSVVQFVNGATVDRTRLNDEVTSRIQDPALAALLIAKASLATERGVELQLDPQSALPRVNEELSRDLTTVVGNLVDNAFDAVTGLVGASVSVLAVNSADGVTVTVRDNGPGVPSGSAEDIFRQGFSTKEPGPGDARGFGLALSRVICRRSGGDLTVANDHGAVFTARFNKHNSDFKGAA from the coding sequence ATGTCCCTGGCCGGGCAGTACCTTGTGCTGCAGTTGTTGATCGTTTTGGCGGTTCTGGTTGCCGTGGTAGCCATCTCCCTGGCCCAATCTGCCGCTGCCTTTGAACGCACTGAAGGACGCCGGGCCTTGTCCGCGGCAGAGGCCTTGGGCAACAACCCGACAGTGCGTGCGCTGTTGCCCACCGCCGAATCACGCAATGGGTCAGCCCTTCCGGCCGTGGCCGAATCCGTTCGGACTGTTTCCGGCTCCTCCCACGTGGCACTGGCAAAGCTTGACGGCACGGTGGTGGCCTCCTCGGATCCCAGCCAGCTGGGCAAGCCACTTCTATTGGGCGACAGCAGGGTGAAGGAAGGCCGGGCCTGGACCGGAGTCCTCGCCGGTAATGAAGGAAAAGTTCTCTCAGCACACGTGCCGGTACTGGACGACTCCGGAACCATGATCGGCATCGCCGCCATCAGCAGGAACTATCCATCCGCCCTTGAACGGCTGGAAGACGTGGTGCCCAACCTCCTCACCTACGTGGGCGTTGCCAGCGTTCTCGGCGTAGCCGGTTCCCTCCTGTTGTCCCGCCGCGTCAAACGGCAAACGCTGGGAATGGAGCCTCGGGAGATCACCGGACTGGTGGAAAACCGTGAAGCGATGCTGCAGGGCCTGAAGGAAGGCGTGGTGGCGCTGGACCCGCACGAGCGGATTACGGTGGCCAATGAGAGCGCCCGACAACTGCTGGGATTGCCCGCAGACTGCGTAGGCCGGAAACTCGGGTCCCTTCACGTGGACAGTGCGCTCAAAGTGGTACTCACCCGGGAACAAACGGACCCCGACCAATTAGTGCTGGTGGGGGACAGGCTGGTGGTCATGAACAGGGTGGCCCTCAGATCCCGTGGGCGCGACATCGGCTCCGTGACAACCCTGAGGGACAGAACCGAATTGTCGTCGCTGGAACGTGAACTCGGTGCCACCCGGACCGTGACCGATACTTTGAGGGCCCAGGCCCATGAGTTCGCCAACCAACTGCACGTCATTTCCGGCCTGATACAGATTGGCGAATACGATTCCGTGGTGCAGTTCGTCAACGGCGCCACCGTGGACCGGACGCGGCTTAACGACGAAGTGACCAGCCGCATCCAGGACCCTGCGCTCGCAGCCCTGCTGATAGCCAAAGCCAGTTTGGCCACCGAGCGCGGGGTGGAGCTGCAACTCGACCCCCAGTCCGCCCTCCCGCGCGTTAACGAGGAACTGTCCCGGGACCTCACCACCGTGGTGGGCAACCTGGTGGATAACGCGTTCGACGCCGTGACTGGCCTCGTTGGGGCGTCGGTGAGTGTGTTGGCGGTCAACTCTGCGGACGGTGTTACAGTCACCGTCCGGGACAACGGTCCAGGAGTGCCCTCCGGCTCCGCTGAGGACATTTTCAGGCAGGGCTTTTCCACGAAGGAGCCGGGTCCCGGCGACGCCCGCGGCTTTGGCCTGGCACTCTCGCGGGTGATATGCCGGCGCAGCGGCGGCGACCTGACAGTGGCCAACGACCATGGGGCCGTTTTCACCGCACGATTCAACAAGCACAATTCGGATTTCAAAGGGGCAGCGTAG